Proteins encoded in a region of the Quercus lobata isolate SW786 chromosome 8, ValleyOak3.0 Primary Assembly, whole genome shotgun sequence genome:
- the LOC115957462 gene encoding (-)-germacrene D synthase-like, protein MSMQVSGATPQNGKPDVIRRTANFHPSVWGDRFINYTSEDKEIHACKVREVEELKEKVRNELLASASHLSQQLGLIDALQRLGVAYHFEREIEEALEHIYATYNDSNNVEDDDIYNVALCFRLLRQQGFNVSCDAFNKFKVKDGQFKESLASNVKGMLAFYEVTHLRVHGEGILDEALEFTTTHLKSTVSAICNPLAEQVTRALKQPLHKGIPRLEARRYISIYEQDASHNKVFLMLAKLDFDMVQSLHKEELSYITRWWKDLDFAKKLPFARDRVVEGYFWIVAVYFEPQYSLARKILTKVIAMTSIIDDIYDVYGTLEELEPFTEAIERWDISSIDQLPDYMKICYRALLDVFEAVEEEMSKQGRSYRVSYAKDAMKLLVRAYFDEAKWFHQNYIPTMEEYMNLALRTSGYPMLTTVSFLGMGDIVTKEAFDWSFRNPKIITASSVICRLVDDMRSHKFEQERGHAASAIECYMKQYGVTEQVVNEEFNKQVSNAWKDINEELMRPTDVPMPLLMPALNLARVIDVLYKERDGYTHVGKEMKDNVASVVIDPVSI, encoded by the exons ATGTCCATGCAAGTCTCAGGGGCCACACCCCAAAATGGCAAACCAGATGTTATTCGCCGAACAGCAAATTTTCATCCGAGCGTTTGGGGAGACCGTTTCATCAATTACACTTCCGAGGACAAg GAGATCCACGCCTGTAAAGTACGTGAAGTCGAAGAGCTGAAAGAAAAGGTAAGAAATGAGCTCTTAGCCTCTGCTAGTCATCTTTCACAACAGCTGGGTTTAATTGATGCACTCCAGCGCCTAGGCGTGGCTTACCACTTTGAAAGAGAAATCGAAGAAGCTCTAGAACATATATATGCTACCTATAATGACAGTAATAATGTTGAAGATGATGATATCTACAATGTTGCCCTTTGTTTTCGACTACTACGTCAACAAGGATTTAATGTTTCATGTG ATGCTTTTAACAAGTTCAAAGTCAAAGATGGTCAATTCAAGGAAAGCCTAGCCAGTAACGTTAAAGGCATGCTGGCCTTTTATGAAGTTACACATTTGAGGGTGCATGGAGAAGGAATCCTTGATGAGGCCCTTGAGTTCACCACCACTCACCTCAAATCCACAGTATCTGCAATATGCAATCCGTTGGCAGAACAAGTAACTCGTGCCCTAAAGCAGCCCTTGCACAAGGGCATACCACGGCTAGAGGCTCGGCGATACATTTCTATCTATGAACAGGATGCTTCACATAACAAAGTTTTtctcatgcttgcaaaattagATTTTGACATGGTGCAGTCATTGCACAAAGAGGAACTTAGCTATATTACTAG GTGGTGGAAAGATTTAGATTTTGCGAAGAAGCTACCTTTTGCAAGAGACAGAGTTGTTGAGGGTTACTTTTGGATAGTGGCCGTCTACTTTGAGCCCCAATACTCACTTGCTAGAAAAATACTGACCAAAGTTATTGCCATGACATCCATTATAGATGATATATATGATGTATATGGAACACTTGAAGAACTTGAGCCCTTCACTGAAGCAATTGAGAG GTGGGATATTAGCAGCATAGACCAACTTCCAGATTACATGAAAATTTGCTATCGTGCACTACTTGATGTTTTTGAAGCAGTTGAGGAAGAGATGTCCAAGCAAGGAAGATCATACCGTGTTAGCTACGCAAAAGATGCA ATGAAACTTTTGGTCCGAGCCTACTTTGATGAAGCCAAATGGTTCCATCAAAATTACATACCAACAATGGAAGAGTATATGAATCTTGCTCTAAGAACCAGTGGTTACCCTATGCTTACAACCGTGTCTTTCCTTGGCATGGGTGACATCGTTACAAAAGAGGCATTTGATTGGAGCTTTAGAAATCCCAAGATTATTACTGCTTCATCAGTAATTTGTAGGCTGGTGGATGACATGAGATCACACAAG TTTGAACAAGAGCGAGGGCATGCTGCCTCAGCAATTGAATGCTACATGAAGCAATATGGTGTTACTGAACAAGTGGTCAATGAAGAATTCAACAAGCAAGTCTCTAATGCATGGAAAGATATTAATGAGGAGTTAATGAGGCCTACTGACGTTCCCATGCCTCTCCTTATGCCTGCTCTTAATCTTGCACGAGTAATAGATGTCCTATACAAGGAGCGTGATGGCTACACCCATGTTGGAAAAGAGATGAAAGATAATGTCGCATCAGTGGTAATAGATCCAGTATCAATATGA